In one Paenibacillus sp. JQZ6Y-1 genomic region, the following are encoded:
- a CDS encoding CTP synthase C-terminal region-related (seleno)protein produces the protein MLKIGIIGDYQPEVKAHIAIPQAIARAAEDLQCQTELQWLSTPELNDKTIPLLSNYDAIWAAPATPYIHMEGALQAIRYAREQQIPTLGTCGGYQHLLIEFARHILHLQEADHAESNPDAETLIITPLTCSVNEQTHHFVLTPQSRIARIYGTTEVNEQYGICNYGLHAQYVDLFAEHGFRITGRDLNGEARIAELDGHPFYVGTLFQPERSAFRQIVHPLIRAFLHSALQLQQSQTVERVVLESPQSE, from the coding sequence ATGCTCAAAATCGGTATTATCGGCGACTATCAACCGGAAGTAAAAGCTCATATCGCAATCCCGCAAGCCATTGCCAGAGCAGCAGAGGATTTACAATGTCAGACAGAATTGCAGTGGTTGTCTACACCGGAACTGAATGATAAGACGATTCCGCTGTTATCGAATTATGATGCAATCTGGGCAGCTCCAGCAACACCGTATATTCATATGGAGGGCGCACTCCAAGCCATCCGTTATGCCCGAGAGCAACAGATTCCTACGCTGGGTACCTGTGGCGGATATCAGCATCTATTGATTGAATTTGCCCGTCATATTTTGCATTTACAGGAAGCGGATCATGCCGAATCCAACCCGGATGCCGAGACACTGATCATTACTCCGCTTACCTGCTCCGTGAATGAACAGACTCATCATTTTGTATTAACACCACAATCCCGAATTGCCCGCATATATGGCACGACAGAGGTTAACGAGCAGTACGGCATTTGTAATTATGGATTACATGCACAATATGTAGACTTGTTTGCTGAGCACGGCTTTCGTATTACCGGCAGGGATTTGAATGGTGAAGCTCGTATTGCTGAGTTGGATGGTCATCCCTTTTATGTGGGTACGCTGTTTCAGCCAGAGCGGTCAGCATTTCGCCAGATCGTCCATCCGCTGATTCGTGCTTTTTTACATAGTGCACTTCAAC
- a CDS encoding SunI/YnzG family protein yields the protein MTGIKIARDDNQLTIDWQQSKLEIPLHEAVYVALDQDMVASECHPALLHTPYGTRERVMIQTGKDTYLLLNGDRITVMNRSHRH from the coding sequence ATGACTGGTATCAAAATTGCCCGCGATGACAATCAGCTGACCATTGACTGGCAGCAGTCCAAGCTGGAAATCCCTCTGCATGAAGCCGTCTACGTAGCGCTGGATCAAGACATGGTAGCTTCGGAATGCCACCCTGCCCTGCTGCACACACCTTATGGCACACGGGAGCGGGTGATGATTCAGACGGGCAAAGATACGTATCTGCTGTTAAATGGCGATCGGATCACCGTTATGAATCGTTCTCATCGTCACTGA
- a CDS encoding sensor histidine kinase: MKTIRGKMLIALLAGMLVTVGITVFFFIRLLDDILLNQVKQQLQDQTLKAVHMVNSDDLESLDSDSFRFFIKDVLFYADYFVLDTHDKVIASSNSGQVGKTMVNFPTGREGIMQIGGNKVLYSEAKLSHQPFRVILYSPLSSLRALYIPLMRTTMLSIAASFIVILLIGLFAVWRTVQPLNRLKEAVSQYEPHLMDREPFLQADHTEIGELISTFQVMADRLQLHHRHQLEFLQNVSHELKTPLMSIQGYVYAIQDQVMPVEQGLDVISVQSQRLIDMVSKLLQLSRLESVDEEWPITEVDLKSMAEEAVYLLLPAAGQQGIQLYAEGSSHTVPIAAEQLFQILLNLLQNAIRHSTSQVKIVLECPDDGIADWMMHIDDDGPGLAESEREHIFRRFYTGTNGVTGLGLAISKQIATRLHADLVYSPSPLGGARFSIIHYPQVAANGSKGA; encoded by the coding sequence ATGAAGACGATCCGCGGCAAAATGCTGATTGCCTTGCTGGCGGGCATGCTGGTGACAGTCGGCATTACCGTCTTCTTTTTTATCCGACTGCTGGACGATATTTTGCTGAATCAGGTCAAGCAGCAATTGCAGGATCAGACACTCAAAGCGGTGCACATGGTTAATTCGGATGATCTGGAAAGTCTGGACAGTGACAGCTTCCGCTTTTTTATCAAGGATGTGCTGTTTTATGCCGATTATTTTGTGCTGGATACGCATGACAAAGTGATCGCTTCCAGTAATTCCGGTCAGGTAGGTAAGACGATGGTCAATTTCCCTACTGGACGTGAGGGCATTATGCAGATCGGCGGCAATAAAGTACTTTACAGTGAAGCCAAGCTGTCGCATCAGCCATTCCGGGTGATCTTGTACTCTCCGCTCTCTTCGCTGCGCGCACTGTATATTCCGTTGATGCGAACCACAATGCTATCGATTGCAGCAAGCTTTATCGTTATTTTGCTCATTGGACTGTTTGCTGTTTGGCGGACGGTACAACCGCTCAATCGCCTCAAGGAAGCCGTGAGTCAGTATGAACCACATCTGATGGATCGGGAGCCTTTTTTGCAAGCGGATCATACGGAGATTGGCGAACTGATCAGCACCTTTCAAGTGATGGCGGATCGGCTACAGCTGCATCATCGTCATCAGCTGGAATTTCTGCAAAATGTATCGCATGAGCTGAAGACGCCGTTAATGTCGATTCAGGGCTATGTATATGCTATTCAGGATCAGGTGATGCCTGTAGAGCAAGGATTGGATGTTATCTCCGTCCAATCGCAGCGGCTAATCGATATGGTCAGCAAGCTGCTTCAGCTATCTCGACTCGAAAGTGTAGATGAAGAATGGCCTATTACAGAAGTCGATTTGAAAAGTATGGCTGAGGAGGCCGTCTATTTGCTGTTACCAGCGGCAGGTCAGCAGGGCATACAGCTGTATGCCGAAGGTAGCTCTCATACTGTGCCGATTGCAGCGGAGCAGCTGTTTCAAATTTTGCTCAATCTGCTGCAAAATGCCATTCGTCACAGTACATCACAGGTGAAAATTGTATTGGAATGCCCCGATGACGGGATAGCAGATTGGATGATGCATATTGATGATGATGGGCCGGGATTGGCAGAATCGGAGCGTGAGCATATCTTTCGCCGCTTTTATACCGGAACGAACGGAGTCACAGGGCTTGGGCTGGCGATTAGTAAGCAGATTGCTACCCGATTACATGCCGATCTGGTCTATAGCCCTTCACCGCTTGGTGGTGCGCGTTTTAGCATCATTCATTATCCACAAGTTGCAGCCAATGGTAGTAAAGGTGCTTGA